The Lysobacter enzymogenes genome window below encodes:
- a CDS encoding arylesterase has product MGDSLSAGYGLAAPQGWVALTAQRIAQTKPGWGVVNASISGETTAGGAARIAGELQRNRPAVVAIELGANDGLRGLPLAQSRANLERMIQAAQAAKAQVLLIGMRMPPNLGREYTEGFERNYRELAQKYSTQLLPFLLEPVAADRNNFQNDNLHPTAAAQPKLRDHVWSKLGPMLK; this is encoded by the coding sequence ATGGGCGACTCGCTGTCGGCCGGCTACGGCCTGGCCGCGCCGCAGGGCTGGGTCGCGCTGACCGCGCAGCGCATCGCCCAGACCAAACCGGGCTGGGGCGTGGTCAACGCCAGCATCAGCGGCGAGACCACCGCCGGCGGCGCCGCGCGCATCGCCGGCGAGCTGCAGCGCAACCGGCCCGCGGTGGTGGCGATCGAACTGGGCGCCAACGACGGCCTGCGCGGCCTGCCGCTGGCGCAGAGCCGGGCCAACCTGGAACGCATGATCCAGGCCGCGCAGGCGGCCAAGGCGCAGGTGCTGCTGATCGGCATGCGCATGCCGCCGAACCTCGGCCGCGAGTACACCGAGGGTTTCGAGCGCAACTACCGCGAGCTGGCGCAGAAGTATTCGACCCAGCTGCTGCCGTTCCTGCTCGAACCCGTGGCGGCCGACCGCAACAATTTCCAGAACGACAATCTGCATCCGACCGCGGCGGCGCAGCCGAAGCTGCGCGATCATGTCTGGAGCAAGTTGGGGCCGATGTTGAAGTGA
- a CDS encoding ABC transporter ATP-binding protein, which produces MAVSDLSAAIMADDIGENDERAQTDRNGAAAPARPITLDVRDLGKRVTLPSGELTILDGVGFAIAKGDTVAIVGASGSGKSTLLSLLAGLDSPSAGTVTLDGETISALDEDGRARVRGEKVGFVFQSFQLLPSLTALENVMLPLELRGDRDAQAPARAILDKVGLGQRLDHYPRQLSGGEQQRVALARAFVTRPSLLFADEPTGNLDTHTGQAIIELLFQLNADAGTTLILVTHDDHLAERCHRRIRLDSGRLVRS; this is translated from the coding sequence ATGGCAGTTTCCGACCTGAGCGCAGCGATCATGGCCGACGATATCGGCGAAAACGATGAACGAGCGCAGACCGACCGCAACGGCGCCGCGGCGCCCGCGCGTCCGATCACCCTCGACGTGCGCGACCTCGGCAAGCGGGTGACGCTGCCGTCGGGCGAACTCACCATCCTCGATGGGGTCGGTTTCGCGATCGCCAAGGGCGACACGGTCGCGATCGTCGGCGCGTCGGGCTCCGGCAAGAGCACGCTGCTGTCGCTGCTGGCCGGGCTGGATTCGCCCAGCGCCGGCACGGTGACGCTCGACGGCGAAACCATTTCCGCGCTCGATGAGGACGGCCGCGCGCGCGTGCGCGGCGAGAAGGTCGGCTTCGTGTTCCAGAGCTTCCAACTGCTGCCGTCGCTGACCGCGCTGGAGAACGTGATGCTGCCGCTGGAACTGCGCGGCGACCGCGACGCGCAGGCGCCGGCGCGCGCGATCCTCGACAAGGTCGGCCTCGGCCAGCGCCTGGACCATTACCCGCGTCAGCTGTCCGGCGGCGAGCAGCAGCGCGTGGCGCTGGCGCGCGCGTTCGTGACCCGGCCGTCGCTGCTGTTCGCCGACGAGCCGACCGGCAATCTCGACACCCACACCGGGCAGGCGATCATCGAACTGTTGTTCCAGCTCAATGCCGATGCGGGCACGACCTTGATCCTGGTGACCCACGACGATCACCTCGCCGAACGTTGCCACCGCCGCATCCGCCTGGACAGCGGCCGACTGGTGCGCAGCTGA
- a CDS encoding ABC transporter permease: MGRTIAMAWRQLRRDLKAGDVRILLAALVLAVLAVTAVGFVTDRAERALAIEANRLLGGDAVVRADQPIAGKLREAANAPELRRAEATELQTMIRVGERLQLGDLRALGAGFPLRGAFRIAERAGGAERDAPGVPAPGTVWMSQAGADTLGAKIGQEIALGDARLRLAALVTQEPDASLDYFNIAPKVFLNLADLAGTGLIQPGSRIRYRLVVAGPAAAVERFVAAAKPALGRGQRLETIADARPEVRSALDRAGRFLGLAALVSVVLAAVAVAMAARRHSERHLSGTAVMRCLGASQRTLVGIHVGEMVLLGLLASAIGVALAFALQWAIGGWLEQSLKMSIPPAGWLPALQGFGVGLVVLLAFGAPPVLALRRVPALRVLRRDLDASEPSAWLVAIAGLGGLAALLWWKAGSLMLGAYMLVGILLTFAVLALLALGLIVLVRRLRSRLRGALRYGLANVSRRAGASIAQVSALGLGLMALLLLTFVRTDLLDRWQLALAADAPNRFIINVQQDQMADVRRFIGEQGIGAPTLFPMIRARLVSHNGQPVTGDSYAARGDRAKQLAEREFNLSVSDALRDDNKIVDGKFWAPHKLAQPEVSVEEGFAETLGWKVGDRIGFDIAGQPYQAKITSLRKVDWESFKPNFFVIGSPGSMDGYAASYITAISVPAANTRFTSQLVERFPNLSVIDVEQVLKQVRSTADQVSTVVEVVFYFSLFAGVLVLMAAVSASQDERLLEGGVMRVLGGSRWQLRLAQASEFAAIGLLSGLVAAIAASVLAGVVAVQVFDLPWSFDWRMAAAGGAAGMLAALAAGMFATRRVLDAPPSVTLRELQN; this comes from the coding sequence ATGGGCCGCACGATCGCGATGGCGTGGCGGCAGCTGCGCCGCGACCTGAAAGCCGGCGATGTGCGCATCCTGCTGGCCGCGCTGGTGCTGGCGGTGCTGGCGGTGACCGCGGTCGGCTTCGTCACCGACCGCGCCGAACGCGCGCTGGCGATCGAGGCCAATCGCCTGCTCGGCGGCGACGCCGTGGTTCGCGCCGACCAGCCGATCGCCGGCAAGTTGCGCGAAGCCGCCAACGCGCCGGAACTTCGCCGCGCCGAAGCCACCGAACTGCAAACCATGATCCGGGTCGGCGAGCGCCTGCAGCTCGGCGACCTGCGCGCGCTCGGCGCGGGCTTCCCGCTGCGCGGCGCGTTCCGCATCGCCGAGCGCGCCGGCGGCGCCGAGCGCGACGCGCCCGGCGTGCCCGCGCCGGGTACGGTGTGGATGAGCCAGGCCGGCGCCGACACCCTCGGCGCGAAGATCGGCCAGGAGATCGCCCTCGGCGACGCGCGCCTGCGCCTGGCCGCGCTGGTGACGCAGGAACCCGACGCGTCGCTGGATTACTTCAACATCGCGCCGAAGGTGTTCCTCAACCTCGCCGACCTGGCGGGCACCGGTTTGATCCAGCCCGGCAGCCGCATCCGCTATCGCCTGGTCGTGGCCGGCCCGGCCGCGGCGGTGGAGCGCTTCGTCGCCGCGGCCAAGCCCGCGCTCGGCCGCGGCCAGCGCCTGGAAACCATCGCCGACGCGCGCCCGGAAGTACGCTCCGCGCTCGACCGCGCCGGCCGCTTCCTCGGCCTCGCCGCGCTGGTGTCGGTGGTGCTGGCGGCGGTCGCGGTGGCGATGGCCGCGCGCCGCCACAGCGAGCGCCATCTGTCCGGCACCGCGGTGATGCGCTGCCTCGGCGCCAGCCAGCGCACCCTGGTCGGCATCCATGTCGGCGAGATGGTGCTGCTGGGCCTGCTCGCCAGCGCGATCGGCGTGGCGCTCGCGTTCGCCCTGCAATGGGCGATCGGCGGTTGGCTGGAGCAATCGCTGAAGATGTCGATTCCGCCGGCCGGATGGCTGCCGGCGCTGCAAGGTTTCGGCGTCGGCCTGGTCGTGCTGCTCGCGTTCGGCGCGCCGCCGGTGCTGGCGCTGCGCCGGGTGCCGGCGCTGCGCGTGCTGCGCCGCGACCTCGACGCCAGCGAACCCAGCGCTTGGCTGGTCGCGATCGCCGGGCTCGGCGGGCTGGCCGCCTTGCTGTGGTGGAAAGCCGGTTCGCTGATGCTCGGCGCGTACATGCTGGTCGGCATCCTGCTGACCTTCGCGGTGCTGGCCTTGCTCGCGCTGGGCCTGATCGTGCTGGTGCGGCGCCTGCGCTCGCGCCTGCGCGGCGCGCTGCGCTACGGGCTGGCCAACGTCAGCCGGCGCGCCGGAGCCAGCATCGCCCAGGTGTCGGCGCTGGGTTTGGGCCTGATGGCGCTGCTGCTGCTCACCTTCGTGCGCACCGATCTGCTCGACCGTTGGCAACTGGCCTTGGCGGCCGACGCGCCGAACCGCTTCATCATCAACGTGCAGCAGGACCAGATGGCCGATGTGCGCCGCTTCATCGGCGAACAGGGCATCGGCGCGCCGACCTTGTTCCCGATGATTCGCGCGCGGCTGGTCAGCCACAACGGCCAGCCGGTCACCGGCGACAGCTACGCCGCGCGTGGCGACCGCGCCAAGCAGCTGGCCGAGCGCGAGTTCAATCTGTCGGTGAGCGATGCGCTGCGCGACGACAACAAGATCGTCGACGGCAAGTTCTGGGCGCCGCACAAGCTGGCGCAGCCGGAGGTGTCGGTCGAGGAAGGCTTCGCCGAAACCCTGGGCTGGAAGGTCGGCGACCGGATCGGTTTCGACATCGCCGGGCAGCCGTATCAGGCGAAAATCACCAGCCTGCGCAAGGTCGATTGGGAAAGCTTCAAGCCGAACTTCTTCGTGATCGGCTCGCCCGGCTCGATGGACGGCTACGCGGCCAGCTACATCACCGCGATCAGCGTGCCGGCGGCCAATACGCGCTTCACTTCGCAATTGGTCGAGCGGTTCCCGAACCTGTCGGTGATCGACGTCGAGCAGGTGCTCAAGCAGGTGCGCAGCACCGCCGACCAGGTCTCGACCGTGGTCGAGGTGGTGTTCTACTTCTCGCTGTTCGCCGGCGTGCTGGTGTTGATGGCGGCGGTCAGCGCGAGCCAGGACGAGCGCCTGCTCGAAGGCGGGGTGATGCGCGTGCTCGGCGGCAGCCGCTGGCAGCTGCGGCTGGCGCAGGCTTCGGAGTTCGCGGCGATCGGGCTATTGTCGGGGTTGGTCGCGGCGATCGCGGCCTCGGTGCTGGCCGGCGTGGTCGCGGTGCAGGTGTTCGATCTGCCGTGGTCGTTCGACTGGCGCATGGCCGCGGCCGGCGGCGCGGCGGGCATGCTCGCGGCGTTGGCGGCGGGGATGTTCGCGACGCGGCGGGTGTTGGATGCGCCGCCTTCGGTGACGTTGCGCGAACTGCAGAACTGA
- a CDS encoding class I SAM-dependent methyltransferase, with protein MRVDRSDDALETLFQPIADGVLAWPGEALFLRARDGLGLRQAPRPGLVCEQDFKPAADALERGGLDVVDLEALDPQRRFPLVLVLPPRQREEARALFAQAVARCAPGGRVLACLRNDEGARSGEDDLAKLAGKVGHLSKRKCRAFWTAPLQGPADPALARAWAALDAPREILGGRFRSRPGVFAWDRIDPASALLAAHLPADLSGRAADLGAGYGYLAAELLARCPRIAALDLYEAQARAVALARHNLDGARVPVESFWHDVTAGLPRRYDVIVSNPPFHAQGREERPDIGRRFIEVAAQSLERGGRFWMVANRHLPYEHALGEHFGEVRTVAQDGGFKVVEARGARGRA; from the coding sequence ATGCGCGTTGACCGATCCGACGACGCGCTCGAGACCCTGTTCCAACCCATCGCCGACGGCGTGTTGGCCTGGCCCGGCGAGGCCTTGTTCCTGCGCGCGCGCGACGGCCTCGGCCTGCGCCAGGCGCCGCGGCCGGGGCTGGTGTGCGAGCAGGACTTCAAGCCCGCCGCCGACGCGCTGGAGCGCGGCGGCCTGGACGTGGTCGATCTGGAAGCGCTGGATCCGCAGCGCCGTTTCCCGCTGGTGCTGGTGCTGCCGCCGCGCCAGCGCGAGGAGGCGCGCGCGCTGTTCGCCCAGGCCGTGGCGCGCTGCGCGCCGGGCGGGCGGGTGCTGGCCTGCCTGCGCAACGACGAAGGCGCGCGTTCGGGCGAAGACGACCTGGCCAAGCTCGCCGGCAAGGTCGGTCACCTGTCCAAGCGCAAATGCCGCGCGTTCTGGACCGCGCCGCTGCAAGGCCCGGCCGACCCCGCGCTGGCGCGCGCCTGGGCCGCGCTGGACGCGCCGCGCGAGATCCTCGGCGGCCGTTTCCGCAGCCGCCCCGGCGTGTTCGCCTGGGACCGCATCGACCCGGCCTCGGCCCTGCTCGCCGCGCACCTGCCGGCCGATCTGTCCGGCCGCGCCGCCGACCTCGGCGCCGGTTACGGCTATCTCGCCGCCGAACTGCTGGCGCGCTGCCCGCGCATCGCCGCGCTCGACCTGTACGAAGCCCAGGCGCGCGCGGTCGCGCTGGCCCGCCACAACCTCGACGGCGCGCGGGTGCCGGTGGAAAGCTTCTGGCACGACGTCACCGCCGGACTGCCGCGCCGCTACGACGTCATCGTCAGCAACCCGCCGTTCCACGCCCAGGGCCGCGAGGAGCGCCCCGACATCGGCCGCCGCTTCATCGAAGTGGCGGCGCAGTCGCTCGAGCGCGGCGGCCGTTTCTGGATGGTCGCCAACCGCCACCTGCCGTACGAACACGCGCTCGGCGAACACTTCGGCGAAGTCCGCACCGTCGCCCAGGACGGCGGCTTCAAGGTGGTCGAAGCGCGCGGCGCGCGGGGCCGGGCATGA
- a CDS encoding pseudouridine synthase translates to MKLVKLIANLGYGSRKDAAAMFRQGRVTDADGEVLYADDQVDHAAIRIDGEPLDPPAGLALMLHKPVGYTCSTKDPGRVVYDLLPPRFRLRSPLLSPVGRLDRDTSGLLLMTDDGALLHRIVSPKAKLGKVYEATLASDLRGDEAAVFASGELMLEAEKTPLAPAAMETLAPRQARLTLTEGRYHQVRRMFAAVGNHVDALHRARIGGLSLQDLPSGQWRTLDSTDLETLFRG, encoded by the coding sequence ATGAAGCTGGTCAAGCTGATCGCCAATCTCGGCTACGGCAGCCGCAAGGACGCCGCGGCGATGTTCCGCCAGGGCCGCGTCACCGATGCCGACGGCGAAGTGCTGTACGCCGACGATCAGGTCGATCACGCTGCGATCCGCATCGACGGCGAACCGCTCGACCCGCCGGCCGGCCTCGCGCTGATGCTGCACAAGCCGGTCGGCTACACCTGTTCGACCAAGGACCCCGGCCGCGTCGTCTACGACCTGCTGCCGCCGCGGTTCCGCCTGCGCTCGCCGTTGCTGTCGCCGGTCGGCCGGCTCGACCGCGACACCAGCGGCCTGCTGCTGATGACCGACGACGGCGCCTTGCTGCACCGGATCGTTTCGCCGAAAGCCAAGCTCGGCAAGGTCTATGAAGCTACCCTGGCCTCGGACCTGCGCGGCGACGAGGCGGCGGTGTTCGCCAGCGGCGAGCTGATGCTGGAAGCGGAAAAAACCCCGCTGGCGCCGGCCGCGATGGAAACGCTGGCGCCGCGGCAGGCGCGGCTGACCCTTACCGAAGGCCGCTACCACCAGGTGCGGCGGATGTTCGCCGCGGTCGGCAACCACGTCGACGCGCTGCACCGCGCGCGCATCGGCGGCCTGTCGCTGCAAGACCTGCCGAGCGGGCAATGGCGCACGCTCGATTCCACCGATCTCGAGACTCTGTTCCGTGGCTGA
- a CDS encoding HAD family hydrolase, with amino-acid sequence MADTAVALDFVPDAVLFDMDGLMLDSEQAMLETWREAAIAENLAAEDAVWLAMVGMHDRASLAHLSGHFGDDAAVRLRDTSYRLYDARVAAGLPRKSGLLELLDLLEAHGVPKAVATSTQRPRALAKLAASGLIGRFDAIVAGSDVEHPKPAPDIYLLAARELGVDVRRCVVLEDSEPGVRAALAAGATPIQVPDLVAPGAELRAFGHRIVASLEQARGLLERVLARGAAQAG; translated from the coding sequence GTGGCTGACACCGCCGTAGCTTTGGATTTCGTCCCCGACGCCGTGTTGTTCGACATGGACGGGCTGATGCTCGACAGCGAGCAGGCGATGCTGGAAACCTGGCGCGAGGCGGCGATCGCCGAAAACCTCGCGGCCGAAGACGCGGTGTGGCTGGCGATGGTCGGCATGCACGACCGCGCCAGCCTCGCTCACCTCAGCGGCCACTTCGGCGACGACGCCGCGGTCCGTTTGCGCGACACCAGCTACCGCCTCTACGACGCGCGCGTCGCCGCCGGCCTGCCGCGCAAGAGCGGTTTGCTGGAATTGCTCGACCTGCTCGAAGCGCACGGCGTGCCCAAGGCCGTCGCGACCTCGACCCAGCGCCCGCGCGCGCTGGCCAAGCTGGCCGCGAGTGGGCTGATCGGCCGCTTCGACGCCATCGTCGCCGGCAGCGACGTCGAACATCCCAAGCCGGCGCCGGACATCTACCTGCTGGCCGCGCGCGAACTCGGCGTCGACGTGCGCCGCTGCGTGGTGCTGGAGGATTCCGAACCCGGCGTGCGCGCGGCGCTGGCGGCCGGGGCGACGCCGATCCAGGTGCCGGACCTGGTCGCGCCGGGCGCGGAGCTGCGCGCGTTCGGCCATCGCATCGTGGCGTCGCTGGAGCAGGCGCGCGGGTTGTTGGAGCGGGTGCTGGCGCGCGGCGCGGCGCAGGCCGGTTGA
- a CDS encoding DUF1415 domain-containing protein, which translates to MNEYGPDPVAETRRWLERAVIGLNLCPFAKAVLAKGQVRFVLSYASTPEQLLEELSSELVLLEQTDADKIDTTLLIHPQALNDFLEFNDFLDLADEAVALLDLEGEIQIASFHPQYQFAGTAEDDVGNCTNRSPYPTLHLLRESSVERAVAAFPDPDAIVERNLATLEKLGADGWRKLSDWNFSG; encoded by the coding sequence GTGAACGAGTACGGACCCGACCCTGTCGCCGAAACCCGCCGCTGGCTGGAGCGCGCGGTGATCGGGCTGAACCTGTGCCCGTTCGCCAAGGCGGTGCTGGCCAAGGGCCAGGTACGCTTCGTGCTCAGCTACGCGAGCACGCCGGAGCAGTTGCTGGAAGAACTGTCGTCGGAACTGGTGCTGCTGGAGCAGACCGACGCCGACAAGATCGACACCACCTTGCTGATCCATCCGCAGGCGTTGAACGATTTTCTCGAATTCAACGACTTCCTCGACCTCGCCGACGAAGCGGTGGCGCTGCTGGACCTGGAGGGCGAAATCCAGATCGCCAGCTTCCATCCGCAGTACCAGTTCGCCGGCACCGCGGAAGACGACGTCGGCAACTGCACCAATCGCTCGCCCTACCCCACCCTGCACCTGCTGCGCGAAAGCAGCGTGGAGCGCGCGGTGGCGGCGTTTCCGGACCCCGACGCGATCGTCGAACGCAATCTGGCGACGCTGGAGAAGCTCGGCGCCGACGGTTGGCGCAAGCTGTCGGACTGGAATTTCAGCGGCTGA
- a CDS encoding YajQ family cyclic di-GMP-binding protein, producing MPSFDVVSEVDTHELTNAVDQANRELSTRFDFKGVDAKFVLDDKQISQSAPSEFQLEQMTQILRQRLSARQIDARCLEFGDIETNLAGARQKITVQQGIEQKLAKKIAAAIKDAKLKVETQINGDKLRVTGKKRDDLQAAIALLRAGDFERPLQYDNFRD from the coding sequence ATGCCTTCTTTCGACGTGGTTTCCGAAGTCGATACCCACGAACTCACCAACGCGGTCGACCAGGCCAACCGCGAGCTGTCGACCCGCTTCGATTTCAAGGGCGTGGACGCCAAGTTCGTGCTCGACGACAAGCAGATCAGCCAGTCGGCGCCGAGCGAGTTCCAGCTCGAGCAGATGACCCAGATCCTGCGCCAACGCCTGTCGGCGCGGCAGATCGACGCGCGCTGCCTGGAGTTCGGCGACATCGAGACCAACTTGGCCGGCGCGCGGCAGAAGATCACCGTGCAGCAGGGCATCGAGCAGAAGCTGGCCAAGAAGATCGCCGCGGCGATCAAGGACGCCAAGCTCAAGGTCGAGACCCAGATCAACGGCGACAAGCTGCGCGTGACCGGCAAGAAGCGCGACGACTTGCAGGCCGCGATCGCGCTGCTGCGCGCCGGCGATTTCGAGCGTCCGTTGCAGTACGACAACTTCCGCGACTGA
- a CDS encoding NAD(P)-dependent alcohol dehydrogenase, which translates to MLKTAAYAAQNAHSSLAPFSIDRREPGPDDVLIDILYCGVCHSDIHQARDEWGGSIFPMVPGHEIVGRVAQVGANVKTFKAGDAVGVGCFVDSCRECAQCKAGEEQYCDQGMTGTYNSTERGNGAPTYGGYSTRITVDQAYVLRIPESIPLDRAAPLLCAGITTYSPLRHYGVKAGDELAVVGLGGLGHMAVKLAVAMGARVTVLSTSESKREAALALGAHAFAATREKETFKRLARSFDFIIDTVSGEHDYNAYLSLLKVDGTMVLLGVPEKPAAVAAGSLIMQRRKLGGSLIGGIRETQEMLDFCAEHGVASDIELIGIESINEAYERMLKGDVRYRFVIDIASLDKMV; encoded by the coding sequence ATGCTCAAGACCGCAGCCTACGCCGCGCAGAACGCGCATTCGTCCCTGGCCCCGTTCTCGATCGACCGCCGCGAACCCGGCCCGGACGACGTTCTGATCGACATCCTGTATTGCGGCGTTTGCCACTCCGACATCCATCAGGCCCGCGACGAATGGGGCGGCTCGATCTTCCCGATGGTGCCGGGCCACGAAATCGTCGGCCGGGTCGCCCAGGTCGGCGCCAACGTCAAGACCTTCAAGGCCGGCGACGCCGTCGGCGTCGGCTGCTTCGTCGACTCCTGCCGCGAATGCGCGCAGTGCAAGGCCGGCGAGGAGCAGTACTGCGACCAGGGCATGACCGGCACCTACAACTCGACCGAACGCGGCAACGGCGCGCCGACCTACGGCGGCTACTCGACCCGCATCACCGTCGACCAGGCCTATGTGCTGCGCATTCCCGAGTCGATCCCGCTCGACCGCGCCGCGCCGCTGCTGTGCGCCGGCATCACCACCTATTCGCCGCTGCGCCATTACGGCGTCAAGGCCGGCGACGAACTGGCCGTGGTCGGCCTCGGCGGCCTCGGCCACATGGCGGTCAAGCTGGCGGTGGCGATGGGCGCGCGGGTGACGGTGCTGAGCACGTCCGAATCCAAGCGCGAGGCCGCGCTGGCGCTCGGCGCGCACGCCTTCGCCGCGACCCGCGAGAAGGAAACCTTCAAGCGCCTGGCGCGCAGCTTCGACTTCATCATCGACACGGTCTCGGGCGAGCACGACTACAACGCCTACCTGAGCCTGCTCAAGGTCGACGGCACGATGGTGCTGCTGGGCGTGCCGGAAAAGCCCGCGGCGGTCGCCGCCGGTTCGCTGATCATGCAGCGGCGCAAGCTCGGCGGTTCGCTGATCGGCGGCATCCGCGAGACCCAGGAAATGCTCGACTTCTGCGCCGAGCACGGGGTCGCGTCGGACATCGAGCTGATCGGGATCGAGTCGATCAACGAGGCTTACGAGCGGATGCTCAAGGGCGATGTGCGCTATCGGTTCGTGATCGATATCGCCAGCCTCGACAAGATGGTCTGA
- a CDS encoding DUF1453 domain-containing protein codes for MPLLLIPLAVLALALLWALLIPIGLIQRYRYGKARRRALGWAVSLGAALSLLSLLLFFAGAWVSGHWVVDAPLYAGAGLLIGLPLGALGLAATRFEDEPKGLYYTPSRWFALGLTALIAARLGYGLWQGLHVWSVQAHGSWLPQQGGLFAVGGLLLGYYVVYTLGVRRRLRRHRRLRERAAQSADIG; via the coding sequence ATGCCGCTGCTGCTCATCCCGCTCGCCGTACTGGCCCTCGCCCTGCTGTGGGCGCTGCTGATCCCGATCGGCCTGATCCAGCGTTACCGCTACGGCAAGGCGCGGCGGCGTGCGCTGGGCTGGGCGGTGAGCCTCGGCGCGGCGCTGTCGCTGCTGTCGCTGCTGCTGTTCTTCGCCGGCGCCTGGGTGTCGGGCCACTGGGTCGTCGATGCGCCGCTGTACGCCGGCGCCGGCTTGCTCATCGGTCTGCCGCTGGGCGCGCTCGGTCTGGCCGCGACCCGCTTCGAAGACGAGCCCAAAGGCCTGTACTACACCCCGAGCCGCTGGTTCGCGCTCGGACTGACCGCGCTGATCGCCGCGCGCCTGGGCTACGGACTGTGGCAGGGACTGCACGTCTGGAGCGTGCAGGCGCACGGCAGTTGGCTGCCGCAACAGGGCGGGTTATTCGCGGTCGGCGGCCTGCTGCTGGGTTACTACGTGGTCTACACCCTCGGCGTGCGCCGGCGCCTGCGGCGTCACCGCCGGCTGCGCGAACGCGCGGCGCAATCTGCTGACATCGGCTGA
- a CDS encoding DMT family transporter, producing the protein MLAAVLMFSLMDALLKLLSEHYPPFQVAALRGASSLPFVLGWAFASGGGPSLLRVRWPLHLLRGALGIGMMASFVYGVNRLPLSTTYSVFFIAPLLITALSGPFLGEQVGPRRWVAIGIGLLGVLVLLRPTGEGMLSLAALAVLAAALGYAVTAITVRVIARTDTTQAMMVWLMVLMTLGAGALAWPGWVPLRGEHVWLILGLGVAGSLGQYAVTEAFRLGEASLIAPLEYTALIWGVLLDLALWGVLPDSVTWAGAAIIVASGLYLLRRERVHVEAEHP; encoded by the coding sequence ATGCTCGCCGCGGTGTTGATGTTCTCGCTGATGGACGCGCTGCTGAAGCTGCTGTCCGAGCACTACCCGCCGTTCCAGGTGGCGGCCCTGCGCGGCGCCTCGTCGCTGCCGTTCGTGCTCGGCTGGGCCTTCGCCAGCGGCGGCGGGCCCAGCCTGCTGCGCGTGCGCTGGCCGCTGCACCTGCTGCGCGGCGCGCTCGGCATCGGGATGATGGCGTCGTTCGTCTACGGCGTGAACCGGCTGCCGCTGTCGACCACCTACTCGGTATTCTTCATCGCCCCGTTGCTGATCACCGCGCTGTCGGGACCGTTTCTGGGCGAACAGGTCGGGCCGCGGCGCTGGGTCGCGATCGGCATCGGCCTGCTCGGCGTGCTGGTGCTGCTGCGGCCGACCGGCGAGGGCATGTTGAGCCTGGCCGCGCTGGCCGTGCTCGCCGCCGCGCTCGGCTACGCGGTCACCGCGATCACCGTGCGCGTCATCGCGCGCACCGACACCACCCAGGCGATGATGGTCTGGCTGATGGTGCTGATGACCCTCGGCGCCGGCGCGCTGGCGTGGCCGGGCTGGGTGCCGCTGCGCGGCGAACACGTCTGGCTGATCCTCGGCCTCGGCGTGGCCGGTTCGCTCGGCCAGTACGCGGTCACCGAGGCCTTCCGGCTCGGCGAGGCTTCGCTGATCGCGCCGCTGGAATACACCGCGCTGATCTGGGGCGTGCTGCTCGACCTGGCCCTGTGGGGCGTGCTGCCCGACTCGGTCACCTGGGCCGGCGCGGCGATCATCGTCGCCAGCGGCCTGTACCTGCTGCGCCGCGAGCGGGTGCACGTCGAAGCTGAACATCCCTAG
- a CDS encoding VOC family protein, which produces MTALVHAPGAPCWFELATDDQPAIEAFYRDLFGWTLERTPMPDGSLYTIFQLDGRDVAGTYTLVPGMAGGADGISAPHWGVYFRTDDCDKAAARAVALGGRMIAAPFELMEHVRMAVCADPEGVVFSLAQQRAHPGADALGVDNAVCWAELATRDIDRAERYYQQLFGWRLRGHPSARNGYRVFADGERLLGGLLQMRPEWRHLPPHWSIYLQVSDVEACVQRALDLGGRLESAPFEANSGVRIARLVDPRGAAFYVIQFRGDGPA; this is translated from the coding sequence ATGACCGCACTCGTCCACGCCCCGGGGGCCCCGTGCTGGTTCGAACTGGCGACCGACGACCAGCCGGCGATCGAGGCCTTCTACCGCGATCTGTTCGGCTGGACGCTGGAGCGCACGCCGATGCCCGACGGCAGCCTCTACACCATCTTCCAGCTCGACGGCCGCGACGTCGCCGGCACCTACACCCTGGTGCCGGGCATGGCCGGCGGCGCCGACGGCATCAGCGCGCCGCACTGGGGCGTGTACTTCCGCACCGACGACTGCGACAAGGCCGCCGCGCGCGCGGTCGCGCTCGGCGGGCGCATGATCGCCGCGCCGTTCGAACTGATGGAGCACGTGCGCATGGCGGTGTGCGCGGATCCCGAAGGCGTGGTGTTCTCGCTGGCGCAGCAGCGCGCCCATCCCGGCGCCGACGCGCTCGGCGTCGACAACGCGGTGTGCTGGGCGGAGCTGGCGACCCGCGACATCGACCGCGCCGAACGCTATTACCAGCAATTGTTCGGCTGGCGCCTGCGCGGCCATCCCAGCGCGCGCAACGGCTACCGCGTGTTCGCCGACGGCGAGCGCCTGCTCGGCGGCCTGTTGCAGATGCGGCCGGAATGGCGGCACTTGCCGCCGCACTGGTCGATCTATCTGCAGGTCTCGGACGTGGAAGCCTGCGTGCAGCGCGCGCTGGACCTCGGCGGGCGGCTGGAGTCGGCGCCGTTCGAGGCCAACAGCGGCGTGCGCATCGCGCGTCTGGTCGATCCGCGCGGCGCGGCGTTCTACGTGATCCAGTTCCGCGGCGACGGGCCGGCCTGA